The proteins below come from a single Aegilops tauschii subsp. strangulata cultivar AL8/78 chromosome 6, Aet v6.0, whole genome shotgun sequence genomic window:
- the LOC109767358 gene encoding peroxidase 70 yields the protein MASSSSCRAWHCLLALFLLSSSAYSQLSPSFYAKSCPTLQLIVRATMIKALLAERRMGASLLRLHFHDCFVQGCDGSILLDDVGSFVGEKTAFPNVDSVRGYEVIDEIKKNVELLCPGIVSCADIAALAARDGTFLLGGPSWSVPLGRRDSTTASLTEANSDLPAPSLSLNLLIKAFDKKQLSPQDLTALSGAHTIGFSQCLNFRDHIYNGTNIDPAFATLRKRTCPAQGPNGDKNLAPFDVQTQLLFDNAYYRNLVAKRGLLNSDQVLFNGGSQDALVRQYVANPALFASDFVTAMIKMGNINPLTGTAGQIRRNCRVVNS from the exons ATGGCTTCCAGCTCCAGCTGCAGGGCCTGGCATTGCTTGCTAgccctcttcctcctctcctcttccgcGTATAGTCAGCTGTCCCCGTCGTTCTACGCCAAGAGCTGCCCCACGCTGCAGCTCATCGTGCGGGCCACAATGATCAAGGCGCTTCTCGCCGAGCGCCGaatgggcgcctccctcctcagGCTCCACTTCCACGACTGCTTTGTCCAA GGCTGTGACGGGTCCATTCTCCTGGATGACGTGGGTAGCTTCGTGGGCGAGAAGACAGCCTTTCCGAACGTCGATTCGGTGCGGGGCTACGAGGTGATCGACGAGATCAAGAAGAACGTGGAGCTGCTCTGCCCTGGCATCGTCTCCTGCGCCGACATCGCCGCCCTCGCAGCACGGGACGGCACTTTCCTG CTAGGCGGGCCCAGCTGGTCGGTGCCGCTCGGCCGGCGGGACTCGACGACGGCCAGTTTGACTGAGGCGAACAGCGACCTCCCGGCGCCAAGCTTAAGCCTGAACCTGCTCATCAAGGCGTTCGACAAGAAGCAGCTGAGCCCGCAGGACCTCACTGCGCTGTCCGGCGCGCACACCATCGGTTTCTCCCAGTGCCTCAACTTCCGCGACCACATCTACAATGGCACCAACATCGACCCGGCGTTCGCCACGCTGCGCAAGCGCACCTGCCCCGCCCAGGGCCCCAACGGCGACAAGAACCTGGCACCGTTCGACGTGCAGACACAGCTCCTCTTCGACAACGCCTACTACCGCAACCTGGTCGCTAAGCGCGGCTTGCTGAACTCCGACCAGGTGCTCTTCAACGGCGGCTCCCAGGACGCGCTAGTGCGCCAGTACGTCGCTAACCCGGCGCTCTTCGCCTCCGACTTTGTGACGGCGATGATCAAGATGGGTAACATCAACCCGCTCACGGGAACCGCCGGCCAGATTAGGCGCAACTGCAGGGTCGTCAACAGCTGA
- the LOC109767362 gene encoding pectinesterase inhibitor 12-like, whose protein sequence is MRQSQALSLLVLLLLLASSSASILEDACRSFGNPDTYNICIKFFKADKESALANKRGLAVIATGIAKKTAAVTLKRIAALKAKDKDPKIQAILFLCDHFYSMAVGLFDEAAIFIWSNKVGDAVTSLGSAWNVPRSCEDEFRKAGVKSPLHAENSKFEMECIITVGVTERLRVVS, encoded by the coding sequence ATGAGGCAGTCGCAAGCTCTCTCGCTTCTCGTCCTCCTGCTGCTCCTCGCCTCATCCAGCGCTTCCATTCTAGAAGACGCGTGCAGGAGCTTCGGCAACCCTGACACCTACAACATCTGCATCAAGTTCTTCAAGGCCGACAAGGAGAGCGCCTTGGCGAACAAGCGCGGCCTCGCCGTCATCGCCACTGGGATCGCAAAAAAGACGGCCGCGGTCACCCTCAAGCGCATCGCCGCCCTGAAGGCCAAGGACAAGGACCCGAAGATCCAGGCGATCCTTTTCCTCTGCGACCATTTTTACTCCATGGCTGTGGGCCTGTTCGACGAGGCAGCCATTTTCATCTGGTCGAACAAGGTGGGCGACGCGGTGACGAGCCTCGGCTCCGCGTGGAACGTCCCCCGAAGCTGCGAGGACGAGTTCCGCAAGGCAGGAGTGAAGTCGCCGTTGCATGCCGAGAACTCCAAGTTCGAGATGGAGTGCATCATCACTGTGGGTGTAACGGAGCGGCTGCGTGTAGTTAGCTAG